Part of the Propioniciclava sp. MC1595 genome is shown below.
CCAGATCGGGCAGGTGCACATCGACGAGGTCAACGAGGTGGGCGCGTGGCTGGCCGACCTCGTGCAGGCCAACGACCTCCCGCCCAAGGTGCTGACCCTGCACCAGTTCCAGACCCGCATGATCATCGAGCGCGAGCGGCTCGACACGTCCCGCCCCGAGATCCAGTACCTGGTGCACGTCGACGGGCAGGGCCCCCAGGGCTCGAAGCAGGCCACGTGGGAGGTCATCCGCCGCGGCCTGCCCGACAGCGTCTTCCTGGGCTGGAAGAACTTCGAGGACGAGGACACCCCCATGCTCACCCCGAAGCAGACCGTCGAGCAGGTGCACCCCACCCCGCACTTCATCTCCTACCAGTAGCCCGGGAGCGACCGTGCGCATCGTCGTCCAGCGCGTCAGCCGCGCCGGCGTCACCGTCGACGGCCAGGTCGTCGGGGCCATCGACGGCCCCGGCCTCTGCCTGCTCGTGGGCGCCACCCACGGCGACACGCAGGCCGACGTCGACCGACTCGCCGACAAGGTGTGGAACCTCCGCATCATGCGCGACGAGCGCTCGGCCGCAGACCTCGGCGCCCCGATCCTGGTCGTGAGCCAGTTCACGCTGTACGCCGACGTCCGCAAGGGGCGGCGTCCGAGCTGGAACGACGCCGCGCCCGGCCCGGTCTCCGAACCGCTCGTGGACGCCCTCGTCGCGGCCCTGCGCGCACGCGGCGCCACCGTGGAGACCGGCCGGTTCGGCGCCGACATGGCGGTCGACCTCGTCAACGACGGCCCCGTGACGCTGCTGCTCGACAGCGCCATCTGGGCGCGCTGACCACCACGGGCCCGCTTCCCCTACACTTGACGCCGACCCGC
Proteins encoded:
- the dtd gene encoding D-aminoacyl-tRNA deacylase; amino-acid sequence: MRIVVQRVSRAGVTVDGQVVGAIDGPGLCLLVGATHGDTQADVDRLADKVWNLRIMRDERSAADLGAPILVVSQFTLYADVRKGRRPSWNDAAPGPVSEPLVDALVAALRARGATVETGRFGADMAVDLVNDGPVTLLLDSAIWAR